The Cydia splendana chromosome Z, ilCydSple1.2, whole genome shotgun sequence genome window below encodes:
- the LOC134804504 gene encoding mucin-2 yields MVRRRWRFFTIAAFLIFLIKDALCQDENDFYYSPIEKNFAQVQPPLFPSRPPTFYEHGDSFRVPQPQQPLYNDGYVRFPSPNYNQNPSPFQLPTGRSQSGGQYYVNQPDYNPQQRQKYRPALPHNYQIVHPASTKRPNVSQIHSIAYQNDPSKPETFLGQITINNPDIDYLQNTRFKNIPFDGNSLKSNGQSGHIAHDEDIDNDNQDLFDLHRVTTYNPNKIIPKIKQNVKPNAARFTNYEHSELEEENTDLGNVPGKLFSRNNNLRQPNSQSSPYHASSTEYKGLLDLEPLLEEDISDIGSFRELMKHTQGSFDVQVIKSNNSKYSEVSDDSKPDASSMNEGNVPKDASVKLSSEVSNPPTAPVPSTTTVVKENYNSHEENSSEEALADSEYEDVYYDEPESTEVQHTTKPPQHINQHTETTTSNIYDEYDATDEPENTTYEANTTVTESFDVLVMKPDNNTMVEDDNFKQFVDTPIIDQSDDLSKNDTKVNNNMTSSEEDLTSIETPSILGQEVVSVVTTKSVVNGTISIQDVTYAPSTKKIGAITETAFMADNNNNDTSLPVTTENWVVVASVQTSRSVSGARFLPFPTVEQEEKKQVLTDDNDESVEEDEENITQDPREQVSGLITSSSTENINDKLDSIQSELSSAVLSGSLDKANKNIELITEATTEPTTTTSTTTTTTASSLNIFTLKSTQAPVTTERSAPEPLPVMIKKFTPRVTTSTTPKPRKKPSLVTVMDDLTGLLPPGYKPRLSYKDKRTSTTTTTTTPAPTSTTEEPFINNTQGRSSGISSKNKVILLDIKSLRPKEYKPKENKPQEEGSKHVPNDELSMLLPPGYKFPASEESTSKESSKLDILDKVQKVDISAFLPKDFKLNPSTGAPKIEQPVKASPVDISALLPPGFKLNKTDNDKSGNPLDSIKIADVSNLLPPGFKLNKSEETAAPSSTTKAPGGIKLVFPSRPGSKPVRKTTPRPSGESGPSPVTPKIQKGWPTRASTEFTGWPTPSTTPFSIEKLLEAQRNATATSPSPELSTSPTTRRVVSTTTTTPAPPPSTTPGVCRHECDIAATIKIVSGVTWVPELLDHHTEEWQRLAEEVKQELNSVYSKSNLLSKWYKGIRIDGFSKGSVLVDYFIEMNDVEKRVDTLELKKLFHKSLHEAKPGSVMEPVPEEPQELDPDVMLGDQPDEDRMKKSNEKMTKTIDKSAGKLEIGKFVMDPAYTEFIVLPKREEPTLVIPEEESFLPQWGIAVIVIAMASLLFVIIFGVTVLVNRQKSSKAKQPIPLSEDMLRELDKSHMGGFDEMHQMKERDLPYLPSGKRMSTAFIEQLAFPTPGDSWRSEWTPQLQKYMQHYTPDSGRGSQIYGAGGNAYGYGGGSQIYGQTGGSQVYGYTGEYPRSHYSRRRSDYDTNF; encoded by the exons acgaaaatgatttttattactcACCGATAGAAAAGAACTTTGCTCAAGTTCAACCACCTCTGTTCCCGAGTCGACCGCCGACGTTCTACGAACACGGGGACTCTTTCCGAGTACCACAGCCGCAACAACCTCTCTACAATGACGGCTACGTCAGGTTCCCTAGCCCAAATTACAATCAGAACCCGTCACCTTTCCAATTACCGACGGGTAGGAGTCAATCTGGAGGCCAATATTATGTCAATCAACCCGATTACAACCCTCAGCAACGCCAAAAGTACAGGCCAGCGCTACCTCATAATTACCAAATTGTACACCCAGCGTCAACTAAACGACCTAATGTATCACAGATTCATTCCATAGCATATCAAAATGACCCATCGAAACCAGAAACATTTTTGGGtcaaataacaataaataatccTGACATTGATTATTTGCAAAatacacgtttcaaaaatatacCTTTCGATGGAAATAGCCTGAAAAGTAATGGTCAAAGTGGACATATCGCTCATGATGAAGATATTGACAATGATAATCAAGATCTATTCGATCTTCATAGGGTTACCACTTACAATCCAAACAAGATAATCCCTAAGATAAAACAAAATGTGAAACCGAATGCTGCACGGTTTACTAACTACGAGCATTCAGAATTAGAAGAAGAGAACACTGACTTGGGTAATGTTCCGGGAAAACTATTTTCGAGGAACAATAACCTTAGGCAACCAAATTCGCAATCAAGTCCTTATCATGCTTCATCTACAGAATATAAAGGACTTTTAGACTTGGAGCCCTTACTTGAAGAAGATATAAGTGATATCGGTTCGTTTAGAGAACTAATGAAACATACACAAGGTTCGTTTGACGTTCAAGTAATTAAGTCTAACAATAGCAAATATTCAGAAGTTTCAGATGATAGCAAGCCAGATGCTTCTTCTATGAATGAAGGTAATGTACCAAAAGATGCTTCAGTTAAATTGTCATCAGAAGTAAGTAACCCACCTACAGCTCCAGTCCCATCAACCACAACAGTTGttaaagaaaattataattCTCACGAGGAGAATAGTAGCGAGGAAGCACTGGCTGATTCAGAATATGAGGATGTTTATTATGACGAACCAGAAAGCACCGAAGTGCAACATACCACTAAACCGCCTCAACATATAAATCAGCATACGGAAACGACGACGTCTAATATTTATGATGAATACGATGCTACCGATGAACCAGAAAATACAACATATGAAGCTAATACAACTGTAACTGAATCATTTGATGTGTTAGTTATGAAACCAGATAACAACACTATGGTGGAAGATGATAATTTCAAGCAATTTGTCGATACACCTATTATTGACCAATCTGATGATTTATCGAAGAACGATACTAAAGTTAACAACAATATGACGAGCTCTGAAGAAGATCTTACATCTATAGAAACTCCTTCTATTCTTGGTCAAGAAGTAGTATCCGTCGTGACTACGAAAAGCGTAGTAAACGGTACAATATCTATACAAGACGTTACATATGCACCGAGTACCAAAAAGATAGGTGCAATCACAGAAACTGCATTTATGGCCGACAATAATAACAATGATACATCTTTGCCCGTCACAACTGAAAATTGGGTAGTAGTGGCTTCAGTACAGACTAGTCGGAGTGTTTCTGGGGCGCGATTTTTACCATTCCCAACTGTTgagcaagaagaaaaaaaacaagtaCTCACCGATGATAATGATGAAAGCGTGGAAGAAGACGAGGAAAACATTACACAAGATCCGCGAGAGCAAGTAAGTGGATTAATTACCAGCTCGTCTACAGAAAATATAAATGATAAACTTGACAGTATTCAATCAGAATTATCAAGTGCTGTACTTTCGGGCTCGTTGGATAAAGCAAACAAGAATATTGAGTTGATAACGGAAGCCACGACAGAACCGACAACCACAACGTCTACAACAACTACAACTACAGCGTCAtctttaaatatatttactttAAAGAGTACACAAGCTCCAGTAACAACAGAGCGATCAGCGCCGGAACCTTTACCAGTTATGATCAAAAAGTTTACTCCGCGTGTTACTACTTCCACCACACCGAAACCTAGAAAAAAACCGTCATTGGTGACTGTGATGGACGATTTGACAGGACTGCTACCTCCCGGCTATAAGCCTAGATTGTCTTATAAAGACAAACGCACTAGCACCACCACGACTACCACGACACCTGCACCTACTTCTACGACGGAAGAACCATTCATAAACAACACGCAAGGTCGTTCATCAGGCATAAGTTCTAAGAACAAAGTTATACTTCTAGATATCAAATCTCTTCGGCCTAAGGAATATAAACCCAAAGAAAATAAACCTCAAGAAGAAGGGTCAAAACATGTGCCAAACGATGAATTAAGTATGTTATTGCCACCGGGATACAAATTCCCTGCAAGTGAAGAAAGCACTAGTAAAGAATCTAGCAAACTAGATATTTTGGACAAAGTGCAAAAGGTAGACATCTCTGCATTCTTACCTAAAGATTTTAAATTGAATCCATCAACAGGTGCCCCCAAAATTGAACAACCTGTAAAAGCTTCGCCTGTGGATATATCGGCGTTATTACCACCTGGATTTAAGTTAAACAAAACTGATAACGATAAGAGCGGCAATCCGTTGGATAGTATTAAGATTGCAGATGTTTCTAATTTGCTTCCACCTGGCTTCAAATTGAATAAAAGTGAAGAAACAGCGGCGCCCAGTTCAACTACGAAAGCTCCTGGGGGAATTAAACTAGTGTTCCCATCAAGGCCAGGAAGCAAACCCGTAAGGAAAACTACGCCCAGGCCCAGTGGCGAGAGTGGACCAAGTCCAGTTACTCCCAAGATCCAGAAAGGTTGGCCAACAAG AGCATCAACTGAGTTTACCGGCTGGCCCACTCCATCTACGACACCGTTTTCGATTGAAAAGTTGCTGGAGGCTCAGAGGAACGCGACCGCTACCAGTCCTTCTCCCGAGTTGAGCACCTCGCCGACCACTCGCCGCGTCGTCAGCACCACGACAACCACGCCTGCGCCGCCGCCCTCCACCACTCCTGGCGTATGCCGCCATGAATGTGATATTGCTGCTACTATCAAAATTGTGTCCG GCGTAACATGGGTACCAGAGTTATTAGACCATCATACCGAAGAATGGCAAAGATTAGCTGAAGAAGTAAAACAAGAG CTTAATTCTGTCTACTCGAAGTCTAACCTTCTCAGCAAATGGTACAAAGGAATAAGGATTGACGGATTCAGTAAAGGTTCCGTTCTAGTGGACTATTTCATCGAGATGAATGATGTAGAAAAGAGAGTGGACACGTTAGAATTAAAGAAACTGTTTCACAAATCTTTACATGAGGCTAAGCCAGGTTCCGTCATGGAGCCCGTCCCTGAGGAACCGCAGGAGCTGGACCCAGACGTGATGCTGGGTGATCAACCTGATGAAGATAGAATGAAGAAAAGCAATGAAAAGATGACTAAAACTATCGACAAATCTGCTGGGAAATTAGAAATTGGTAAATTCGTGATGGACCCCGCGTACACGGAATTCATAG TACTGCCGAAACGAGAAGAACCGACGCTTGTCATCCCAGAAGAGGAATCCTTTTTGCCGCAGTGGGGAATCGCAGTTATTGTTATAGCGATGGCGTCTTTACTATTTGTCATTATATTCGGCGTCACCGTT ttAGTGAACCGGCAGAAAAGCTCCAAAGCCAAGCAGCCTATACCGCTCAGTGAGGACATGCTTCGCGAGTTGGATAAGAGTCACATGGGAGGCTTCGACGAAATGCACCAAATGAAGGAACGTGATCTACCTTATTTGCCTTCAGGAAAG CGAATGTCGACGGCGTTCATCGAGCAGTTGGCGTTCCCGACGCCGGGCGACTCGTGGCGCTCCGAGTGGACGCCGCAGCTGCAGAAGTACATGCAGCACTACACGCCGGACTCTGGACGCGGCTCGCAAATCTATGGCGCTGGAGGCAACGCTTACGG CTACGGCGGTGGATCGCAGATTTACGGGCAGACGGGCGGCTCCCAGGTGTACGGGTACACGGGCGAGTACCCGCGCTCGCACTACTCGCGCCGACGCTCCGACTACGACACCAACTTCTAG